TTGACTGATTAAACTCAGAAAACACAATCGATATTTTTTGACAGACAGTCTGTTGAGTTAACATCGGGCTTATTGATCACAGGAGAGTTCACCCTCTGTTTACTGGGCTTGTGAGACTTTTGGGACATAAAATGGGTTCACATGCATATTCATAAGGGGAGACAGTTCAGGCAAAAGTATCAATTTTGAGTTTTATGGTTATTTTGCTTCCATAACATGTCTTCCTTCAGACTACTGGATTGGGAGGGGGGggtaaaaaatacacatttaggtgTTGATTTCATGTCACTTTGTCTATTTGTGTCTGTAGATTTCTCCTAAATTCCCCAAAACTTTTCATTAGAtaatgcctcatttgcatattcaaACATAGCAAAAATCATAAAACCcgtaatacaaaaaataattgtcttaatgtaagACACCAGTCATGTCTCGCAACATGTGTGGACTTTTAAAAGTTATGTTTCCTCAGAACATCAGAGGGCTTTGTCATTATAATAATATACTAGAAATACAATGTATAGTATGAAATTAGGCTATTAATGATCATTCATAGCCTCATtagtataatttataataatcaATTGAATAAAACTATATTCCAGCCATTTTGAGTAAACTGTTGAATTACGTTGGTATTTGTCATTAAAGGTCATAgacaaaaatatgaatttttttcattcctttttttcatcattCATTAAATGTTCAAGTAATCTTGAATGAAGAATGTTTTCTGGTTTTTCTTCTACACTGAATATATTTCggttttggacttttttggcattttagagaccaaaatATTAGTTTAAAATGTCCACGAAAGTACTTGTACACATGAAAAAGGGAAAGCAAccatatgaataaataaaatgataataatcaCAATGAACCGGCTTGATAAATGAGTTTAAAAGTCTGTACAACAATCCCCTTTTTTCATTATATAAGGTGCGTGCATGGGTTTTAATAACAGCATTTCTATAAAGGATATATATAACAAACTGATATTGTATGAGAAAACGTTGATGATTGaagttttattgtcatatgcacagtgAGGAAACATGTTTCCCTGTTTATTAAAAATTCTTCCTTCAATGTCAAATCTATAATATATACtgcaaatatacaaaataaacatttcaaacagCAGCATGTAAGAAATACAGCAACAGTtattaacaatattaataataaatggtGCAAAGTGAAATATAGGTAACGGTTGAGGACAGTTCTACTAGGTACAGAATATCAGCTGTTAAGGAGTGTGTTGGCAGTGAATGCACCccagcagatacacacacacacacacacacacacacacacacacacacacacacacccccgaGCTGATCCCGTTTTTATTGAGCATGAAGCATAATCAATCAATATGGCCGTCGTGGAGGATAACGAGCGTATGATCTGAAACAGTGGGGAAACAATATGGATTTTTCCAATAAAACTATTTACGTTGTTTACGTcttggaaaataaaacaattttcacagaaaatacttttaatattgtatataatgttttttatgtaatttactgtatatttgatttttttcacagtaGTACACATTAGAATCTGATATCTAGTTTTTGTAAGCATTGttcttatttctttattttgaccaaaaaattacaataaaataaaatataaacacaattGGTGGGTAGCAGCACACCAAAAGGAAAAGCAATATCCATAAAGTGTTATTAACAATATGGTCAAGCTTTTTTTCTCACACCCCTCATtcaaatggactgttcttatgaATTTATGAACTTTAATTCCAACTTTAAATACTtccttttatatatttattttgtaaaaccaGATAACAAATCCCGTatccataaaaaaacattttaaacagcctttttacattggttttgtttttaatttctttttttaaataaaactaaaaggcCATGCTGTTATGGTGGTAGCACATACATGAAGATGTCTATACATACATGTTATTATATGCACAAACACTACAGATCATTAAAATGATCATTTATTCCCCGATTTGATTCGTCCAGTAACCTAAATTTTACCTacgttttttattttggttattCCTTTTACTGAAGTGTTATTTAAtcacagtaaatatatatatatatgtatatgtattacaGTGTTTCTTCTTTGCATTGTGTCCATTGGCCTGTGGATGGGGTCTTCTTGTTAAATTGTCTTAGTGCCACAGCTTTCACTAATAGTTGGCAGGAATAATTATATAGTGATGACCTAAGAGAGCTTGTTTACTGATATTGTATAAATAATACCCAGAGGATAagagttgggggggggttaatgcacaaaggttaaaggccAAAGGGTTAGGGACGGTATCGCGGGTTAAGACTATTCTGACATGAGATTAGAACCCTTATCAAAAGATTTTTAAAGTTGATTTTGAGTTTTCTCTGCGCTTTTTCGTCGCTttcttgtttcctgtttttccaCTCGATGGTGTTGGATGCGGGTGCTACACCCAGGGCCTTACACTGCGGGTGCTACACCCAGGGCCTTACACTGCGGGTGCTACACCCAGGGCCTTACACTGCGGGTGCTACACCCAGGGCCTTACACTGCGGGTGCTACACCCAGTGTCTAACTTAATCTGTGACATCACCGCTGTCTGTGACACACTGGGGATTTGTGGAGTGTAAGATTAGAGCTCTACGTCGGCATAAATCTCTGCTTCCCTATCCGGCCATGTGGTGGCGGCTGGGCCAGTTGCTAGGTGGAGGCTGTGGTCTGTGGACACACCATTTCAAACCAATTGTTTGTTTAGACCTGATTTTAGTTTTCAATTTTTAGAAGTATTTTGCTTGAAGATGGTCTAGTACTGAATTGTGCCTACTACTAagctttatatatttttttgaaacttAGAACCAACTTTAGAACCTgctcaaaactttttttttggagaGAACGTCTAGTTGTAGGAACTGACCCCAGAACATCTTCTCATGGTGCTCTGCTGTGGAGCTCCATGATGAACTTCTGCATCCCAGACATGTATGACATGCCTCACTCTGGGCTGGGAGGCTACTCGGCGCAGGGCGGCGGGGAACACTGCATGTACGCGGCGGGCGAGGGACTAACCGGGTACGGACCCGGGTACAGACCCGGGTACGGATACAGTGAACCCCAGCCTCCGCCCTGCACGGAGCAGGCTTGGCCGCCCGGCCAGCATTACTCCTGCTCGTACGCCGGGGGCCCGCCTGTTTTTAAGAGCGAGTTTCGCAGCATGGAGATCTCTCTCAGCCAttaccaccaccagcctgaataTTTCCCTGAGATCAAACCTGACATGTCACACCTGCAGTGGGTGCAGGAGGCGCACCGCAAAGGTATGACGTCCCGATTGTGATTGTCACATCTTCTTGTTTTAAAAGGGAGtactttatttgtacattttttaatggCATTGCTTAGTCTCTGTACTTGTCTCCGAGGGCGTtgctttgggttcaacattgagATCTCCACTTTGGGGCAAAATTTAAAGGCAGAAAcatttcatttcctgcattctggagagtttttctgcaacaatttgtgccttttaTGAATCAATTTATGGTGCAATGGTccttatttatgtaaaggaaatactGTGTAATAGGTTTTTTTTCAGGGGggttgcactggccagttttgattattagGGGGGTTAGTTACGCCTATGGTTGTCTCTCTGGATTGTGTATGAAGAAtaccttttttataaatatatatatacagtatattcatattttaattaGTTCCTTGATTAATGAATCAATGATGTCTAGGATTTCCGAATTAAGTCTGATAAGCATAAATCCAAGCATTAAGGCGTCATGCGGTGGCCGGTCTGTGACCAGGACTCGGTGCCTCTGATGCTCAGAGTGTTTGACTGAGGCGGGTGGGGGTTCCTTATTGATTGATGGTGAGGCAACAGAAGGCTTATGCGGGATTCAtaacaaaccccaaaaaaagatATTGATCAGTTTGCTAACCTCTGGTCCTGGAGGCCGCCACAAGTCAATGCAGCAAACTCACGAAGCCCAATCCTGAACCTGAACCTGGGCCGGGCGTTAACTCACCGATCTGTGGACGTCATTTCTGCAAATATTAGATGTGCTACTGCTGGACATAAAGGAGTCAGAATACTTCCAGACCTCCATGTGTGACTTTACATAATTCCACAATGCCACATAACTCAGTCACCAGGTGGCACCTACAGGTTACAAATGGACACGAAGGAACAGTTAATACACTGTAGATAGAGTACAGAAGATGGGGCTTGTTAGCCTTCTCTTTGATCTGCACTTGTTTCAAGGTTCACATTTTTCTatgtgaaaaggaaaagaagtaaaacaactaatacatttaaaactgaATGGGCACTTGGGTGGCACAGACCTACGCCAAACACCCCAGCTAGCATTGTTAACTAAAGTAAatagaaaatatgtaaaaaatgccCTTGGACTTCAGAGGGTTTATTCCAGAACTGTTGAAACCGTGAGCATGTGAGGCGCCACAGTGAATAAAACCAATGCAGTCGTGAAAAATTGTACAAACTAAAAATCCAGTGATCCTTTTCTTCCCCCAGTAAACTCTGATATTAACCATTTGCTCTTGTCTCCAGGGTACATTCCAAGTTACCTGGACAAGGATGAGCTCTGTGTAGTGTGCGGGGACAAAGCCACCGGCTATCACTATCGCTGCATCACCTGCGAAGGTTGCAAGGTAACGCGAGCGACTGTTGATCTTTTGCAGCTGATCCGGTGCGTTTCCTTTTCGAGGCGTTTCTGAgcgttgtgtgtgtctgctctccAGGGTTTCTTCAGGCGGACGATTCAGAAGAACCTCAACCCGACCTACGCCTGTAAGTACGAGGGGAAATGTGTCATCGACAAAGTGACCAGGAACCAGTGCCAGGAATGCCGCTTCAAGAAGTGCATCGCGGTGGGCATGGCGACCGACTGTAAGTTCCACAGGCCGAGATGGGCTGTTGTGTCTGCTTCTTTGTAATGTGTTCAATAGATTTATTCAATATTTCATAGTACGCActcaaaattgaaattgaattgaattgaattgaaatgccTGCTCACTAAAGCAGTTTACTGCGCcagaaatcagctgttctgaaaatattgcaTGTGTATAAGAGTGTGCTCCTAGCATACCCTCATCACATCATAATGTCCAGATCATAAAAATATTTGACTGAAGCattttgtgagagagagagagagagagagagagagaggtggggagagagagagctgacAGCTGTCAGCGAGCCTGTCCAGAGTTATgaataaattcatttttctgtttgcCGTGTGAATATCACATCCCGAATATGATCAAAACTGGATAAGCTTCATAACTGCAACATCCATGTCCATGTTAACACACATGATTCAAACACAGTGCTAGCTCCGTCCATGTGTTTATTGATCAgcgtccatagcaaccagtttATCTACGGATTGTGATTACTAGTGGAAGGGCTGTGGTTGAAATAAGGTAAAATTAATGAGAAAGGTATTACTGTGAATGTGCACATTTACTCATTGTTATCATTAGATGAGTTGCATGTCTCACAGAAAACAAAGTACTCACATAATACTAGTACTAATAACAGAgactacatacatacagtacatatttagCCAGATTTGGGCCAAATAAATCATACAGTGCATGCTGTGTGAATTACAGCTGGAATGAGTCAATCGATTGGTTGATCAATAGAAAACTAATTTTGATAATTGTTTAATGATTTCATTCACATATTCACTGGCTCTAGCTTGTCACGCGtcatagtaaactgaatatcttcagACTTATTAAACAAGCCGCTGGCAAACTGCACATTTGTCACTAatatctgacattttatagacaaatcAATCGATAGTAATTGGCCGATGTATCAGAGATGAAAAtagtttgaaaaacaaaacatcatgaCCCAATCAGGTGGCTAAATGTTGCCGGAGGTCTCTGTTAGCAACACAACCCCTCAGGTGTTTCCACATGTCCCCGGTTTAGGGGCGAGGTGGAAACTTATCAAATGATATTAATTTCTAAACCAAAACATAGCAATGTAAATTTAGCCTTAACCATTTTCTTCAGGTAATTCATTTTCTTGTACACCCTCCCACTCCTCCTCACNNNNNNNNNNCCCCCCAACACACTCCCCAGTGGTGCTGGATGACAGCAAGAGGCTGGCCAAGCGGAAGCTGATCGAGGAGAACCGGGAGCGCCGTCGGAAGGAGGAGCTGCAGAAGACGGTGTGGGACCGACAGGAGCCCACCCAGGAGGAGTGGGACCTGATCCGCATGGTGACGGAGGCCCACATGGCCACCAACGCGCAGGGCAACCACTGGAAGCAGAAGCGGAAATTCCTGGTGAgaccctctccctccctccctcccttctcacCCCGGCCTTCCTTCTATTTGTTACCCTGCCTTTTCATACCAAACCCCCCCATAGCATAAAACCCTGAACACGGTATGTAATGAATTTCTCCGCATTTTGTGATTAATTAATACATAATGCGTGTGATGAGCAATTCGAATATTTCATGGTGACATAAGCTAtacttgttacttttttattttcttactcCAAATTCCTTTCaaagcattcctggatgggagaaaaccgtgctctggtttattggcatttctttaaaccaatcacaatcatcttgggcggggctatgctccggacagagccacggtgcctctgctaaatagtctcaggaaggaacatgtgtacgttcagaagtggTTTTAGTcgccaacagaaaactcagattggacagatagtctagctagctgtctggatttaccctgcaagagatctgaggaccaggtaacaaagtcctcagattggacagatagttgcTATCATCTGGATTTACCGCAGatacctgaggaccaggtaaccacaagtcctcagattggacagatagtctagtagtgtctggatttaccctgcagagatctgaggaccaggtaaccaaagtcctcagatggacgattagtctagctagctgtctggatttatcctgcagagatctgaggaccaggtccatagtcctcagattggacagatagtctagctagctgtctagatttatcctgcagagatctaatggaccaggtaaccatagtcctcagaaatccaccggaggttagaacgcagacacagagacagaggacagggacggACATTGGGCCAATCTTCCAGAGCAATCCTCCAAAGGAATCCTCATTGATATACAGTAGTTATTACATATTCCacaatattattacatttttgtaattttgtaagAACAGCTGCATTATCTAATAATTTATTACAAAAtgtcaagacttttttttacacattttgttcAGGGTTTTAATTACTAAATGCGGCAGACTATTACGTCATTCTTTGTTACAGACCAGTTTAAGTNNNNNNNNNNCCACATCACACCCCtgttccccccaccccccaccccccacccccgatCCCGGTCCCACTGTTCCCTGTGTTAATATGACAATATGTTTTGTATTTCCTTGTAGAGTGGGGAAAATTAGCTGGACGCTGGAGAAAAGTGTGTTCCTCAACGCAGCACCACTAATTTATAATGGGAcatcttctttctgtctttttcttttgtcttacAATGCAATGACCCATAATATCGCTAATACTAATGACCGGCTTTCTTTGTGTGCTTtcatgtttctctctttctgtttatgGATTTTGATTTCTCACTTGActaatttcctttttcttttccgtTCAGATTGACAGTCCGTCTCAACTGTTTACTGActttattttgggtttctatGACGCCATCATTTCTGGAGAACACTCGTTAAAGCATTAAATTGGGCAGCACTAACCCCATCTGAGGgttgtcccccccccaaaaaaatataatcaaacCCACACTATGTATTGAATGTAAAATATACTTTAAATAATCATGTAAGTTgtacaatacaaacacaattggggcaaaaaaatacatttggagTGCCCCTTGTCATGCCTCATGGTCCACCGCTTGGTTAACAGAGCACAGAAGTCCAAATCAAATGTCATGACAAAAGAAGCATGTATTTTTCCAGGAGTCTGCTTTACGTTAGCATGTATAAAGTTACTTAGCTTTTtggatagttagctagctagcttgctaattctACCCACGGTGCTTTTTAACTCTACACACTGCTTATAGAGAGTCAGCCCTACAACGTGACACTTATCTGGCGACAGCGTTGTGCTCTTCTACGCTGTGACAGAAGTGTGTGAAAGAAACATTAAGGTGTAATGTAACTTTCTAATTCAGTGGCCGGCcggctagttagctagctagcttgctaattccaCCCACCGTGCTTTTTAACTCTACACACTGCTTATAGAGAGTTAGCCCTACAACGTGACACTTATCTGGCGACAGCGTTGTGCTTTTCTACGCTGTGACAGAAGTGTGTGAAGGAAACAATAAGGTGTGATGTAACTTTCTAATTCAGTGGCGAACCAGCCGgctagttagttagctagcttgtTTGCTAGGAGGCTCAGTTCTCAGTTCAGTGTAATCTGTATTAGAGAAAACGAATCACTTCATTTAATgtataaattgaataaaacagcTTTGACAGCCTACTTACTATGTTCCACAATACACATAGCCTATTCATAGACATATAAGTacaattttgtatttattatttgcgTCACTTCATACAAATGTAGCGCAATCCATCTCAATACTCATCGTATCACGTTACCTGCAGTAACTGTACTGTAAATGACACATTGTACAAAAACGTGTCAAAAAGTCTCTTGAAAACgatttttaaaaactacaaaattacattagattacattttttgttttgactgaTGACGTCGAACATTTCCATCACGGCCATAGGGTTTTGCttatttttgcttaaaataaaATTCCGAGTAGGGctgaaaaacaattatttaaaacttttattcattgacttttggaaagatgttgcaattattgaacttaaaaaacattgaactaCTTAAACAAATCCACAGTGAAAACcccttgaactgtgaaatttgcCTCCATTTTCTCCATTTAGAACACAAGACCAAATActagtttacttgcaaaacgtaaTGGGGAAATAATAAAATTTCGATTAACTGCCCTGCCCTATTTCCAAGTCGTCGAGTGTTTCTGAGGACCCGTTTGAAGTCGGGGGTCCTGAGTCTGAATGTCGCCATAGAAACCCATCTTCAAACCTCATCTGTTTTCTATCTGCACAATCTGTCATCTGTCCTCAGTTTTAACCTGTTTCCTTTTGTAGTTGGCTTGACACGGGTTCCTCATTGAAACTTCACGATTCCTGTTGATTATCCAACAGGTCGAGGAAGCTATGCTTCTAAATGAAATAACATGTAATTTATTCTATACTTCTGACCAGAGTGCAGCGGGGGTGAAGGAAACTAAGGTAAGGACACACATGTTTACTGACACTCAAGTACTGCCTTTTCAACATGTGCATGGCACAGTGTGTACTTTACATTGACATGCATTTAATGATGTGCCATAGAGCTCTACATTGTGGTTCCGGAAGTAAaaatcccattcattttctccataaggaGTTAGATTATGAGCCAAAATGTCTGAACCATCCGAGGTAGACTGACCACGAGCTACGAGGTGGGGAGCAAAAGTATTTTTACTCCTGTAGAAGCCACATGTTGGTGTGAAATCAACATTATTATTCGTGATCTTATGAAGAAATACCACACTACCCACCATACTACGCTTAACAGCCACGTCTCTGATTGATGGATACCACAAAAATGTTTAACACACCCGCCAAGGGCGTAAGTTTTGTTTCAGCATTGGGGGGGAGAAATTTAATTTCCCTAAACATCCCACGTGTTGGTTTGAATGTTTACTCATGTACATGTTAACAACAAATCTGTTAGAGAGGGCAATGTTTCCCACAGATTAGAAAGCCATTTGTGGTTGGGGGGGAACGTGAtacgctcatttgcatatttgtgacaTCACTACGCAATCATTTGCAAAAAGCTTAGTGGTTGCGTCAGCAaggtagatagaaagaaatagaacTCTTTAGCCAGATAATCTTCAATGTACTTATAATTATTACTCTGGTAGCCTatctaaagttaaaaaagaaatgctgtgTGTGTAGAGTGATGGAGGAGAGCAGGAAAAAGTAATGCAGCTGAAcaaatgcatgttttaaatAATGATTTATGGTGAGTCTGTGTGGGAAACACTAGGGGGGGACACCTTGTTTTAGCTGCTTTACACAGAAGCTGCAAAGCAACATAAAAGACACATGAAATcacatcttcctttttctcAGCCCTGTTGTGTTTCTCTACACGTTTAGAGCCCACCcaaggttttaattttttttgttttttgtctctccTTTGGGGAGTGGGTTGTCACATCCACCTCTTCTAAAAATAGGGGGGGCACATCCCCCTGCTTCCCCTTGTGACATCTACGCCTATGACACCCATGACCAGCTAGAGCGAGCTGCTACTATCGGAGTCTGTGATGGTTTCTGTTCACAGGCTTGTaccttttgccttttttgccgttttcaaaatattcttttctggcaaatcaaatgttttctgGTCGCGATTCCACTCGGAGCTGGCTTGGTTCCACGCTTACAACTCTTTGCATTTAATGAAACGTCAGAGGAGAAATTGAACCGGGGGAAACACTTCCGGAACCGGGGCCGTTAGAAAAATGGGTGGTCACTGTTCTATAGATACTGTATGTGACGTCTGTGGTGATGCGTTCCCATTTACATCTTTTCATCCAGGCAAAATATGGAATCACAAGTAAACCACTTTACTCCCAAAGAGATTCGGTTCTGACGCTGACCCCCCTCTCTTTGTCGTTTCAGCCCGAGGAGAATTGTCAAGCGTCCATGGTCAATACACCCGAAGGCAACAAAGTGGATATAGAAGCCTTCACTCAGTTTACAAAAATTATCACCCCTGCCATAACCCGAGTGGTGGACTTTGCCAAAAAACTGCCTATGTTTTGTGAGGTAAATATAGCTGCTTATATGACAACATTTCAGAGGAATTCTGCAACTTTCTCTGTAGAAGTGGAGCAGTGTAGACCTCTTTGAGTTTCTAATGCTGCAGTCATGTTACAGTCATGGGCGATTCCAGGAATTCTGAAGTGGGGTGACACAGGGGGGAACCAATaatcggggggggggacattttaTCAGATTACAGCCAAGAAAATCTTCTTAGGATTGAACCATGATTtaattctgctaaataaaacatcacacatCATATCGCCCCCGTTTTTTGTGGGGATCCAAAAATTGATCCGATCCGTGACTCAAAACAGTGATCCGATTCAAACCCTAAGTTTTTGTGACGCACCAACTCACCCCGCTCATCTCTTCCTCCCGCCGACCAGCTGCCTTGTGAGGACCAGATCATCCTGTTGAAAGGCTGCTGCATGGAGATCATGTCGCTGCGAGCCGCCGTCCGCTACGACCCGGAGAGCGAGACGCTCACGCTCAACGGCGAGATGGCGGTCACGCGGGAGCAGCTGAAGAACGGAGGCCTGGGCGTGGTCTCGGACGCCATCTTCGACCTGGGCGTGTCGCTGTCCTCCTTTAACCTGGATGACTCGGAGGTGGCTCTCCTACAGGCCGTCATCCTGCTTTCATCTGGTAAGCAAAGGGGGTCGGGACTCTCACCACGCACGCCTACATCAGCTGATCAGTTCTCAGTTCTGTCTTCTTTTAGGCTATTAACCCTCAGACAGTAATGGAATAAGTATTCtgatttacttaagtaaaagtactaataccacactgtaaaagtactcggttacaagtaaaagtcacaTAAAAGTAACAGTtggtatcatcaggaaaatgtacttgaattaataaaagtaaaatgtggAACCAG
This genomic stretch from Etheostoma spectabile isolate EspeVRDwgs_2016 chromosome 8, UIUC_Espe_1.0, whole genome shotgun sequence harbors:
- the thrb gene encoding thyroid hormone receptor beta isoform X1 gives rise to the protein MMNFCIPDMYDMPHSGLGGYSAQGGGEHCMYAAGEGLTGYGPGYRPGYGYSEPQPPPCTEQAWPPGQHYSCSYAGGPPVFKSEFRSMEISLSHYHHQPEYFPEIKPDMSHLQWVQEAHRKGYIPSYLDKDELCVVCGDKATGYHYRCITCEGCKGFFRRTIQKNLNPTYACKYEGKCVIDKVTRNQCQECRFKKCIAVGMATDLVLDDSKRLAKRKLIEENRERRRKEELQKTVWDRQEPTQEEWDLIRMVTEAHMATNAQGNHWKQKRKFLVEEAMLLNEITCNLFYTSDQSAAGVKETKPEENCQASMVNTPEGNKVDIEAFTQFTKIITPAITRVVDFAKKLPMFCELPCEDQIILLKGCCMEIMSLRAAVRYDPESETLTLNGEMAVTREQLKNGGLGVVSDAIFDLGVSLSSFNLDDSEVALLQAVILLSSDRPGLSSVERIERCQEEFLLAFEHYINYRKHKVTHFWPKLLMKVTDLRMIGACHASRFLHMKVECPTELFPPLFLEVFED
- the thrb gene encoding thyroid hormone receptor beta isoform X2 gives rise to the protein MMNFCIPDMYDMPHSGLGGYSAQGGGEHCMYAAGEGLTGYGPGYRPGYGYSEPQPPPCTEQAWPPGQHYSCSYAGGPPVFKSEFRSMEISLSHYHHQPEYFPEIKPDMSHLQWVQEAHRKGYIPSYLDKDELCVVCGDKATGYHYRCITCEGCKGFFRRTIQKNLNPTYACKYEGKCVIDKVTRNQCQECRFKKCIAVGMATDLVLDDSKRLAKRKLIEENRERRRKEELQKTVWDRQEPTQEEWDLIRMVTEAHMATNAQGNHWKQKRKFLSAAGVKETKPEENCQASMVNTPEGNKVDIEAFTQFTKIITPAITRVVDFAKKLPMFCELPCEDQIILLKGCCMEIMSLRAAVRYDPESETLTLNGEMAVTREQLKNGGLGVVSDAIFDLGVSLSSFNLDDSEVALLQAVILLSSDRPGLSSVERIERCQEEFLLAFEHYINYRKHKVTHFWPKLLMKVTDLRMIGACHASRFLHMKVECPTELFPPLFLEVFED
- the thrb gene encoding thyroid hormone receptor beta isoform X3, with translation MMNFCIPDMYDMPHSGLGGYSAQGGGEHCMYAAGEGLTGYGPGYRPGYGYSEPQPPPCTEQAWPPGQHYSCSYAGGPPVFKSEFRSMEISLSHYHHQPEYFPEIKPDMSHLQWVQEAHRKGYIPSYLDKDELCVVCGDKATGYHYRCITCEGCKGFFRRTIQKNLNPTYACKYEGKCVIDKVTRNQCQECRFKKCIAVGMATDLVLDDSKRLAKRKLIEENRERRRKEELQKTVWDRQEPTQEEWDLIRMVTEAHMATNAQGNHWKQKRKFLPEENCQASMVNTPEGNKVDIEAFTQFTKIITPAITRVVDFAKKLPMFCELPCEDQIILLKGCCMEIMSLRAAVRYDPESETLTLNGEMAVTREQLKNGGLGVVSDAIFDLGVSLSSFNLDDSEVALLQAVILLSSDRPGLSSVERIERCQEEFLLAFEHYINYRKHKVTHFWPKLLMKVTDLRMIGACHASRFLHMKVECPTELFPPLFLEVFED
- the thrb gene encoding thyroid hormone receptor beta isoform X4; the protein is MSEPAENCSPRWKDEAIQNGYIPSYLDKDELCVVCGDKATGYHYRCITCEGCKGFFRRTIQKNLNPTYACKYEGKCVIDKVTRNQCQECRFKKCIAVGMATDLVLDDSKRLAKRKLIEENRERRRKEELQKTVWDRQEPTQEEWDLIRMVTEAHMATNAQGNHWKQKRKFLVEEAMLLNEITCNLFYTSDQSAAGVKETKPEENCQASMVNTPEGNKVDIEAFTQFTKIITPAITRVVDFAKKLPMFCELPCEDQIILLKGCCMEIMSLRAAVRYDPESETLTLNGEMAVTREQLKNGGLGVVSDAIFDLGVSLSSFNLDDSEVALLQAVILLSSDRPGLSSVERIERCQEEFLLAFEHYINYRKHKVTHFWPKLLMKVTDLRMIGACHASRFLHMKVECPTELFPPLFLEVFED
- the thrb gene encoding thyroid hormone receptor beta isoform X5, translated to MSGYIPSYLDKDELCVVCGDKATGYHYRCITCEGCKGFFRRTIQKNLNPTYACKYEGKCVIDKVTRNQCQECRFKKCIAVGMATDLVLDDSKRLAKRKLIEENRERRRKEELQKTVWDRQEPTQEEWDLIRMVTEAHMATNAQGNHWKQKRKFLVEEAMLLNEITCNLFYTSDQSAAGVKETKPEENCQASMVNTPEGNKVDIEAFTQFTKIITPAITRVVDFAKKLPMFCELPCEDQIILLKGCCMEIMSLRAAVRYDPESETLTLNGEMAVTREQLKNGGLGVVSDAIFDLGVSLSSFNLDDSEVALLQAVILLSSDRPGLSSVERIERCQEEFLLAFEHYINYRKHKVTHFWPKLLMKVTDLRMIGACHASRFLHMKVECPTELFPPLFLEVFED
- the thrb gene encoding thyroid hormone receptor beta isoform X6, which produces MSEPAENCSPRWKDEAIQNGYIPSYLDKDELCVVCGDKATGYHYRCITCEGCKGFFRRTIQKNLNPTYACKYEGKCVIDKVTRNQCQECRFKKCIAVGMATDLVLDDSKRLAKRKLIEENRERRRKEELQKTVWDRQEPTQEEWDLIRMVTEAHMATNAQGNHWKQKRKFLSAAGVKETKPEENCQASMVNTPEGNKVDIEAFTQFTKIITPAITRVVDFAKKLPMFCELPCEDQIILLKGCCMEIMSLRAAVRYDPESETLTLNGEMAVTREQLKNGGLGVVSDAIFDLGVSLSSFNLDDSEVALLQAVILLSSDRPGLSSVERIERCQEEFLLAFEHYINYRKHKVTHFWPKLLMKVTDLRMIGACHASRFLHMKVECPTELFPPLFLEVFED